The following nucleotide sequence is from Peptococcaceae bacterium 1198_IL3148.
TAACTTCCAAAGGGTGTTTAACCTAAAAATGGGCTTTGGCACCAGAGAGCATGACAGTATACCCTACCGCTCTGTGGGCCCGGTCACTGTGGAAGAATATCAATCCAGGCAGGATAGATACGATAACCAATTAGTAGAACTATTGGCCTATAATCCAGAGGGCAAGTCAACGGCAGATAAGTTGCAAGTGTTAAGAAATTATCGTGAAGGACAATACCAAAAGTTAATTGATGCTGTCTACCAACGGCGGGGCTGGACTGAACAGGGTATCCCCAAAATAGAAACCTTACAAGCACTGGGGATAGATTTACCGGAAGTAATAGCGGTGGTCAAAAAACACCTAGCTTAGGAGTATCATCAAATGATCAAGGTTAATGGAAGACAGTTCCCATGGGAAGAAAATCTGACCATAAAAAAGCTGTTAGAGAAAAAGAATTATACTTTTCCCAATCTAGTTGTCAAAATTAATGAAAAGGTGATTGACCCTGAAAACTTTGAGGTTGCCGTCATCGCCGATGGCGATGATGTGAAAGTTATTCATTTAATCACAGGGGGTTAAGACCCGAGGGCAAACGTATGCAGTAACGCGTTTGCCCATTATTTTTATAATTTCAAACCAATCAATTGTGTTGGCAAATTTCTAAATATTCAATAAAATTACGCAGGAAAATGCAAAGAATGCGAGAATAAATAATAGCAAGCTATTGGGTTTTATGCACGTTAATTTTTAAAATGAATAACTTAGTATAAAATTACTTCTACTCATTTAACAAGGGAGAGGTGACTGATGTTGCAAGGGCAAATGGTACCCAAAATTAAAACAACAGTGGTCGCGGTGAATCATACTTGGTGCAAAAAATGTGGTATTTGTGTGTCTTTCTGTAGCAAAGGTGTGTTGGTGCAACGGGATAACAACAAAATTTATGTAGAAAATCCAGAAAATTGCGTAGGTTGCAACTTGTGTGTCAATTTGTGCCCGGATTATGCCATTAGTCTGGAGGTGATGGAATAATGACGGAACCCAGATTGTTGCAGGGAAATGAGGCTTGTGCCGAAGGGGCATTGGCCGCTGGGTTGTCATTTTATGCCGGCTACCCCATAACACCCTCCACGGAAATTACTGAGCTGCTGTCTCGCAAGCTACCAATGCTCGGAGGCAAATTTATTCAAATGGAGGATGAATTAGCCAGTATGGCGGCGGTGATTGGAGCGTCATTAACCGGTGCAAAAGCCATGACTGCCACCAGCGGTCCGGGATTTACACTAAAACAAGAAAATATTGGTTTTGCTGCCATGGCCGAGGTGCCCTGCGTAATTGTCGATGTGCAACGCCTCGGACCCAGCACCGGGGTAGCCACTGCTCCGGCCCAAGGGGATGTGATGCAGGCCCGGTGGGGCACCCATGGTGACCACCCCATTATTGTTTATTCGCCAGCAACGGTTAAAGAATGTTATACCCTGACAATGCGTGCTTTTAATATGGCTGAACGATTTAGAGTGCCGGTGATTATGTTAATGGATGAAGTGGTGGGGCATATGCGCGAGCGGGTAGAATTGCCAGAGATTGATCAAACAACGATAATTAATCGACCAACGCCCTCCGTTGAACCCCATCGCTACAAAGCATATCAAGATACCGAAACCCATGTACCGCCCATGGCTTGTTTTGGTGATGGTTACCGCTATCATGTAACCGGTTTAATCCATGATGAAAATGGTTTTGCCACCGAGAATCCGGAAATAGTTGGTAGGCAGTTGCAAAGATTACATAATAAAATAAACCATCATCGCTCAGAGATAGTGGATTGGGAATCATTAAATACTGACGATGCAGAGGTTATATTAGTTACCTTTGGGGGCACTGCCCGGGCGGCCACAAAGGCAATGCGTTTAGCCAGGCAGGAGGGAATGAAGGTTGGCATCTTTAGACCCATCAGCATCTGGCCTTTCCCCGAAGAGCAACTCAATCTACTGGCTGACAAAAAAGTTAAGTTGGTGGTGCCAGAAATGAACTTTGGTCAACTGGTACATGAAATTGAACGGATAGTAAGGGGAAGGTGTCCGGTATATCCTGTAAACCAAGTCAATGGTGAATTAATTAAACCTGAT
It contains:
- the thiS gene encoding sulfur carrier protein ThiS translates to MIKVNGRQFPWEENLTIKKLLEKKNYTFPNLVVKINEKVIDPENFEVAVIADGDDVKVIHLITGG
- a CDS encoding 4Fe-4S binding protein, coding for MLQGQMVPKIKTTVVAVNHTWCKKCGICVSFCSKGVLVQRDNNKIYVENPENCVGCNLCVNLCPDYAISLEVME
- a CDS encoding 2-oxoacid:acceptor oxidoreductase subunit alpha, which gives rise to MTEPRLLQGNEACAEGALAAGLSFYAGYPITPSTEITELLSRKLPMLGGKFIQMEDELASMAAVIGASLTGAKAMTATSGPGFTLKQENIGFAAMAEVPCVIVDVQRLGPSTGVATAPAQGDVMQARWGTHGDHPIIVYSPATVKECYTLTMRAFNMAERFRVPVIMLMDEVVGHMRERVELPEIDQTTIINRPTPSVEPHRYKAYQDTETHVPPMACFGDGYRYHVTGLIHDENGFATENPEIVGRQLQRLHNKINHHRSEIVDWESLNTDDAEVILVTFGGTARAATKAMRLARQEGMKVGIFRPISIWPFPEEQLNLLADKKVKLVVPEMNFGQLVHEIERIVRGRCPVYPVNQVNGELIKPDYILNKVREVY